The Micromonospora sp. M71_S20 genome has a window encoding:
- a CDS encoding DIP1984 family protein: MKLAEALALRADAARRAEQLRARIAASARYQEGEAPAEDASALLVEAGEVLGELESLIRRINRTNAATVVEGGTLTDALARRDVLRMRHSVVTSAADAAAGEGQRGYRQLRSELKMVPALPVAELRRRADDLARQVREVDTLIQRTNWEVDLLD, translated from the coding sequence ATGAAGCTTGCTGAGGCACTTGCGCTGCGTGCGGATGCGGCGCGTCGCGCCGAACAACTCCGTGCCCGCATCGCTGCCAGCGCCCGCTACCAGGAGGGTGAGGCGCCCGCCGAGGACGCCTCGGCTCTCCTCGTCGAGGCGGGCGAGGTGCTCGGCGAGCTGGAGTCGCTGATCCGGCGGATCAACCGCACCAACGCCGCCACGGTGGTGGAGGGTGGCACGCTCACCGACGCGCTCGCGCGCCGCGACGTGCTCCGCATGCGGCACAGCGTGGTCACCTCCGCGGCGGACGCCGCAGCCGGCGAGGGCCAGCGCGGGTACCGGCAGCTGCGGTCGGAGCTGAAGATGGTCCCGGCGCTGCCGGTGGCGGAGTTGCGCAGGCGGGCCGACGACCTCGCCCGGCAGGTGCGCGAGGTCGACACGCTGATCCAGCGGACGAACTGGGAGGTCGACCTGCTGGACTGA
- a CDS encoding NAD(P)-dependent alcohol dehydrogenase yields MKAIVQDRYGPPETLTLADVDVPVPAADEVLVRVEAAALNAYDWHAMRGDPRMARLAMGRTRPRARIRGRDFAGRVEAVGSHVRQVRPGDAVFGDLGDANGAFAEYVCVPATLVAPKPANLTPQQAAALPLAGVTALMGLRDVGRVEPGHRVLVNGASGGVGTLAVQLAKALGATVTGVCSTRNVDLVRSLGADHVVDYTRDDFTRDARRHDVVFDLVGNRSLTALRRALAPTGTLVLSGGGVYGGGRLVGPVWLLARGRLLAPFVRQRIVTLTAAPSRQHLDTLRAHAEAGRLTPVIDRTYPLREVPQAIRYLEGEHARAKVVITL; encoded by the coding sequence ATGAAGGCGATAGTCCAGGACCGGTACGGCCCGCCGGAGACGCTCACGCTCGCGGACGTCGACGTGCCGGTGCCCGCCGCCGACGAGGTGCTCGTGCGGGTCGAGGCTGCCGCGCTCAACGCGTACGACTGGCATGCCATGCGTGGCGATCCGCGGATGGCGCGGTTGGCGATGGGCCGGACGCGGCCCCGCGCGCGCATCCGTGGCCGCGACTTCGCCGGCCGGGTCGAGGCCGTCGGCAGCCACGTTCGACAGGTGCGCCCGGGTGACGCCGTCTTCGGCGACCTCGGCGACGCCAACGGCGCGTTCGCCGAGTACGTGTGCGTGCCCGCGACCCTGGTCGCGCCGAAGCCGGCGAACCTGACACCGCAGCAGGCGGCCGCCCTGCCGCTGGCCGGTGTCACCGCGCTCATGGGGCTGCGCGACGTCGGGCGGGTCGAGCCCGGCCACCGCGTCCTCGTCAACGGCGCCTCCGGCGGCGTGGGCACCCTGGCCGTCCAACTGGCCAAGGCGCTCGGCGCGACCGTGACCGGAGTGTGCAGCACCCGCAACGTCGACCTGGTCCGCTCCCTCGGCGCCGACCACGTCGTCGACTACACCCGCGACGACTTCACCCGCGACGCCCGCCGCCACGACGTCGTGTTCGACCTGGTCGGCAACCGCTCGCTCACCGCGCTCCGGCGGGCGCTGGCCCCCACCGGGACGCTGGTGCTCTCCGGCGGCGGCGTGTACGGCGGCGGCAGGCTCGTCGGACCGGTCTGGCTCCTCGCGCGCGGACGGCTGCTGGCGCCCTTCGTCCGCCAGCGCATCGTCACCCTCACCGCGGCGCCCAGCCGGCAGCACCTCGACACGCTCCGCGCCCACGCCGAGGCCGGCCGCCTCACCCCGGTCATCGACCGGACCTACCCGCTGCGCGAGGTGCCCCAGGCCATCCGGTACCTCGAAGGTGAACACGCGCGGGCGAAGGTGGTCATCACCCTGTGA
- the argS gene encoding arginine--tRNA ligase: protein MDLEKLLTDRLAPAFATVAGGPVDPVVRRSQRADFQSDAALALARRLGRPPRAIAAEVLDRAELADLCSAAEVSGPGFLNLTIADRALGGLVSALATDPRLGVPLAAEPETVVVDYSAPNVAKEMHVGHLRSTVIGDAAARLLEWLGHRMLRANHLGDWGTPFGMLIEHLVDLGGAEAARELSMGDLDSFYKAARATFDADEAFRERSRRRVVALQSGDPGTLRLWRLLVEQSERYFMTVYDLLDVTLTERDFHGESSYNDLLGPVVEELDRLGLLRESEGAACVFPPGSVGRDGEPLPLIVRKSDGGYGYPATDLAAIRHRTGTLGATRLLYVVGLPQRRHFDMVYAAATQAGWLAPPARAEHVGFGSILGPDGRMLRSRAGGSVKLVGLLEEAIVRATALARERNPNLGEAEADEVGRAVGIGAIKYADLSSDRHKDYVLDWERMLSLDGNTAPYLQYAYSRIQSIFRRAGAAARPEAAISLADPAERALAFELVGFGTVVGEVADSLEFHHLTGYLYRLAVAFSAFYERCPVLRADEPVRESRLALCDLTARVLQQGLYLLGVRTPERM, encoded by the coding sequence ATGGACCTTGAGAAACTGCTGACCGACCGGCTGGCGCCGGCGTTCGCGACGGTGGCCGGCGGGCCGGTGGACCCGGTCGTGCGGCGCTCCCAGCGCGCGGACTTCCAGTCCGACGCGGCGCTGGCGCTGGCCCGGCGGCTCGGCCGGCCGCCGCGCGCGATCGCCGCCGAGGTGCTGGACCGCGCGGAACTGGCCGACCTGTGCAGCGCGGCGGAGGTTTCCGGGCCGGGATTCCTCAACCTGACCATCGCCGATCGGGCCCTCGGCGGACTGGTCTCCGCGCTGGCCACCGACCCGCGGCTCGGGGTGCCGCTGGCCGCCGAGCCGGAGACGGTGGTGGTCGACTACTCGGCGCCGAACGTGGCGAAGGAGATGCACGTCGGGCACCTGCGGTCGACGGTGATCGGCGACGCGGCAGCCCGGCTGCTGGAGTGGCTGGGGCACCGGATGCTGCGGGCCAACCACCTGGGTGACTGGGGCACGCCGTTCGGCATGCTGATCGAGCACCTGGTCGACCTCGGCGGGGCCGAGGCAGCGCGCGAGCTGTCCATGGGTGACCTGGACTCGTTCTACAAGGCGGCCCGGGCCACGTTCGACGCCGATGAGGCGTTCCGGGAACGGTCCCGGCGGCGGGTGGTGGCCCTGCAGAGCGGCGATCCAGGGACGCTGCGGCTGTGGCGGTTGCTGGTGGAGCAGTCCGAGCGGTACTTCATGACCGTCTACGACCTGCTCGACGTGACCCTCACCGAGCGGGACTTCCACGGTGAGAGCAGCTACAACGACCTGCTCGGCCCGGTGGTCGAGGAGCTGGACCGCCTGGGGCTGCTGCGGGAGAGCGAGGGTGCGGCCTGCGTGTTCCCGCCCGGCTCGGTGGGCCGTGACGGCGAGCCGCTGCCGCTGATCGTCCGCAAGTCCGACGGCGGGTACGGCTACCCGGCGACCGACCTGGCGGCGATCCGACACCGGACGGGCACGCTGGGCGCGACCCGACTGCTCTACGTGGTCGGGCTACCGCAGCGGCGGCACTTCGACATGGTCTACGCCGCCGCCACGCAGGCCGGCTGGCTGGCCCCGCCGGCCCGGGCCGAGCACGTCGGGTTCGGCTCGATCCTCGGGCCGGACGGGCGGATGCTGCGCAGCAGGGCCGGCGGCTCGGTGAAACTGGTCGGACTGCTGGAGGAGGCGATCGTCCGAGCCACCGCGCTGGCCCGGGAGCGGAACCCGAACCTGGGCGAGGCGGAGGCGGACGAGGTGGGCCGGGCGGTCGGCATCGGCGCGATCAAGTACGCCGACCTGTCCAGCGACCGGCACAAGGACTACGTGCTCGACTGGGAGCGGATGCTGTCGCTGGACGGCAACACCGCGCCCTATCTCCAGTACGCGTACTCGCGGATCCAGTCGATCTTCCGGCGGGCCGGGGCGGCGGCCCGGCCGGAGGCGGCGATCTCGCTGGCCGATCCGGCGGAACGGGCGCTCGCCTTCGAACTGGTCGGCTTCGGGACGGTGGTCGGCGAGGTGGCGGACAGCCTGGAGTTCCACCACCTGACCGGATACCTGTACCGGCTGGCCGTCGCGTTCAGCGCGTTCTACGAGCGCTGCCCTGTGCTGCGCGCCGACGAGCCGGTCCGGGAGAGCCGGCTGGCGCTCTGCGACCTCACCGCCCGGGTGCTCCAGCAGGGGCTGTACCTGCTCGGCGTCAGGACTCCCGAACGCATGTGA